TAAACGCACGTTTGCATTTGGAAGTACGATTCTTGTCTAGACTGACTCACGCGATTAAACAACCGCCGTTAACGCCATCCTCGTTAGCTGTGAATATTCTAAAAGGCTTTGAAAAAAGCTATCGGCAATTTTGTGCAATTACTCAAGACTCTAAAGCCCGCTTTGAAAATCGCGATTGGGCGGGCGTGCAATTAGCCACTAAAGAGCGCCTGCAAAGCTACGAGCGCATGATAAACATGCTTTCATCTAAACTCTACAGCCAGCTAGAAACGCCGCAAATATCGACAGAGTTATGGCAACAAACCAAAGATTATTACAGCAGGTTACTCATTGGCCATCCGCAGGCTAAACAAGCGGAAACATTTTTTAATTCAACGTTTTCAAGGTTGTTTCGTCGTCAAGGTATTAGCCCACAACACATCTATATCCAATCCCAATCTGACACACAGATTAGTTATCAGAACGAAGATTTATGCCAAGATTTTACCATCGGCGGGATTGTTTCAACCACAATAGAAAGACTTCTAAACTTCTATAAGTTTAACAATGCATGGCGGGATTTCGGCGGCGATGTTACCGCCATTAGAATGCAACTCACGCCGCTGATCAAAAAGCACTGTTTTCGTCATATTGAATTAATAAAGCACGTCTTTTATCGCAACAAAGGCGCTTACCTGATTGGACGCTTGAAAGGTAAGAAACATCAACTACCTATTGTTTTTGCAATCTTAAACGATGACAACGGGCAGCTTTACGTTGATGCAGTGCTCACTCAACGGGATGATTTAAGCATCTTGTTTGGCTTTGCCCGCGCTTACTTTATGGTTGATGGCAGAGCCACCAGCCAAATCATTGCTTATTTACAAGAGTTAATGCCAAGCAAGCCAAACTATGAATTGTGGTCGGCGCTTGGCTTAGTGAAGCACAGTAAAACAGAGTTTTATCGCCAACACCTTGAGCAATTAGCCCACAGTGACGACTATTTTGAAGTTGCAGAGGGAATAAAAGGCATGGTGATGACGGTGTTTACCTTACCGTCCAGTGATATCGTTTTTAAAATTATTAAAGATGAGTTTGCGCCTCCTAAACAAGTTACTCACGCCATCGTTAAAGAAAAATATCAACTCGTGAAAGAGCACGACCGCGTTGGCCGTATGGCTGATACACAAGAGTTTTCTAACTTTCATTTTCCTCGCCACCGCATGTCGCAAGCATTAATCGAAGAGCTTCAAAAAGTCGCGCCATCACAATTAGTGTTTAGTGATGATGAAGTCATCATCAAACACCTTTACACCGAGCGACGAATGATTCCCCTCAACATATTTTTGCGCAGCGCCAACCCAACGCAAGTTGACAATGCGATTGATGAATATGGCAATGCCATAAAACAGCTGGCTGCAGCCAACATATTTCCTGGCGATATGTTGTTTAAAAACTTTGGCGTAACCCGCCATGGCCGCGTTATTTTTTACGATTACGATGAAATTTGGTATATGCAGCAATGTAAATTTAGAGAATTGCCGCAACCGCAAACTTATGAACAAATGATTGCCAGTGAACCTTGGTATAGCGTGGGCAAATATGATGTATTTCCCGAGGAGTTTGCGCACTTTATGCTGGGACAGCCGCGGGTCAAACGCAGCTTTATGAAATTGCATCCCGAATTGCTCAGCGCGCAATATTGGCGCCAATTGCAAGACAATTTCAAGCGCGGGATTTATCCCGATGTCTATCCCTATCGCAAACACAAACAATTATCATACAAACCTCTTTAAAGCACATGCGCAAGGGAGTAGACTAGCCGTTTATTTATCATGAACGAGCAAATTTACTATGCATATCGAAAAAGACATTGTCGTAAGTCTTCACTACCGCCTAACTGACGATCAACATCAAGAGATCGAAAACTCATTCGGCGACGTGCCAATGTCATACCTTCACGGCCACAATACAATGATCCCAGGTTTAGAAGCTGCTGTTGAAGGCAAGCAAGCTGGTGACCGTTTAGACGTGACCATTACTCCTGAAAATGGTTACGGCGAATACATCGACGCTCGCAA
This DNA window, taken from Psychrobium sp. MM17-31, encodes the following:
- the aceK gene encoding bifunctional isocitrate dehydrogenase kinase/phosphatase translates to MSRLTHAIKQPPLTPSSLAVNILKGFEKSYRQFCAITQDSKARFENRDWAGVQLATKERLQSYERMINMLSSKLYSQLETPQISTELWQQTKDYYSRLLIGHPQAKQAETFFNSTFSRLFRRQGISPQHIYIQSQSDTQISYQNEDLCQDFTIGGIVSTTIERLLNFYKFNNAWRDFGGDVTAIRMQLTPLIKKHCFRHIELIKHVFYRNKGAYLIGRLKGKKHQLPIVFAILNDDNGQLYVDAVLTQRDDLSILFGFARAYFMVDGRATSQIIAYLQELMPSKPNYELWSALGLVKHSKTEFYRQHLEQLAHSDDYFEVAEGIKGMVMTVFTLPSSDIVFKIIKDEFAPPKQVTHAIVKEKYQLVKEHDRVGRMADTQEFSNFHFPRHRMSQALIEELQKVAPSQLVFSDDEVIIKHLYTERRMIPLNIFLRSANPTQVDNAIDEYGNAIKQLAAANIFPGDMLFKNFGVTRHGRVIFYDYDEIWYMQQCKFRELPQPQTYEQMIASEPWYSVGKYDVFPEEFAHFMLGQPRVKRSFMKLHPELLSAQYWRQLQDNFKRGIYPDVYPYRKHKQLSYKPL